In the genome of Wenzhouxiangella sp. XN24, the window ATCTCGACGAAGTTGCCGACGCGAACCCCGTCGGCGAGCTCAGCACCGGGGCGGAACCTCGCAAATGGGCCCAGCTCGCAGCCGGGACCGACGTCGGCGCCCTCGATGACGGTGTTCGGCTGGACCACGCACCCTGGCCCGAGGCGGCTGTCGCGAATGAACACGTTCGGACCGATCGAGACGTTGTCGCCCAGTTCGACCACGCCTTCGAACACGGCATTGATGTCGATGAAGACATCCCTGCCGGCATCCACCCGGCCACGCACATCGATCCGCGCCGGGTCTGCGAGCGTCACCCCTGCCGTCATCAGGTCGGCGGCGATCCGCCGCCGGAGCGTGGTTTCCAGGCCGGCCAGCTGGGCGCGGTCGTTGATCCCCAGCACTTCGGCGACGGTCGGCGCCTGCAGCGCCTCGACCGTCATGCCCTCGGCGACCGCCAGGCCGACGACGTCGGTCAGGTAGTACTCGCCCTGGGCATTCCGGTTCGACAGTCCCCCCAGCCAGGCGCGCAACCGCCCGGCCGGCGCCGCCATGATGCCGGTGTTGACCTCGGCGACCGCCCTTTCCGCCGCGGAGGCGTCTTTTTCTTCCACGATCCGCACGACCTTGCCGCCGGCATCCCGGACGATCCGCCCATAGCCGGTGGGGTCGTCCAGCTTCACGCCCAGCAGGGCCAGCTTGCCCTCCCGAGCGGCGGTCACCAGGGGCTTCAGGGTGGAGGCCTCGATCAGCGGCACGTCCCCGTAAAGCACGAGGACCACGGCATCATCGGGAATTCCCGGCATGGCCTGCGCCACCGCGTGGCCCGTCCCGAGCCGTTCCGCCTGCAGTACCCAGCGCACGTCGGCCTCCGGAAACGCCTGCGGCACGGCATCGCCGCCGTGGCCGTAGACGACATGGGTAGCGTGGGCCCCCAGTCCGAGCGCGCGACCGAGCACATGGGCCAGCAGCGGCCGGCCGGCGAGCGGCTGGAGCACCTTGGGGAGCGCGGATTTCATCCGCGTGCCCTGGCCCGCGGCCAGGATGACGACATGCAATGCCATGATCAGGGGATCCCTCGAGAAAAGTCGGGAAAGGTTACAGCGGGTGCCCGCCCTGCGCGACCCGTGTCCGGCCGGGAAGCCCGGGGGCGCGGAGCCGAGAACTCGGCACGGTACTTATCCACAGCTTCGATCCGGCGTTCGTCGAATGTGGGTAACTTATTCACAGGACGCGTTCCATCGCCTTTCGCAAGGCTGCGGCGAGCTTTTCCGGCTCGTCGGTGCCCAGCCGGAAGCGCTTGCCGTCACGCAAAACGATCTCCACGGCGGACAAGCCCGACACGTTGTACAGGATCCCCGGCACCAGGTAACGGATGCCGAATCCTGCATACCAGGGATTGCGCACCGGCACGGCGCTCTCGATGCTCGCCAGCGGCACCGTCTTGCGCATCACCCCCGGCCCGAACCAGAACACGAGCGACGAGGCCGTGATCATCACGGTCAAGGACGAAAAGATGACCAGCAGGAAAGCGAGCAGGGCCAGGACCATCAACAGCACCGGATGGGGCCCAGCCTGGGCTGTCAGCCAGAACACCAGCAGGATCAGCGCGCTGTTGAGGACCACCAGCGCGGTACCGAACTGCTTGTGGCGGTACGAGGTCCGCATGGCGAAGTCAGGGCGCCGTGAGCACGATCCCGAGCGCGTCCGGCTCGCGACCGGTGGGCCAGCGCGCCACGATCTCCCAGTTCGACCGGTCGATGACCGCGACCTCGTTCGCCCCGCTCACCGCGACGTACACCCATTCGCCTCGCGGATGGCTCGCGATACCGATCGGCAAAGCCGCGTTCCCCAGCAGGGTTTCCTGGTAGACCGCATCGGGGTCGGCGATCTGCACGGTCGCCGCGAGCGTGCGCTGCTCGATATCGAAGACCGACAGCGTGGCCGCGCGCGCATTGGTCACGAGCGCGTGCCGGCCGTCGGCGGTCATGTCCACGCGAATCGGGAACCCTGCGGACTCCAGCAAGGCAATGGTCTCGAGGCTGTCCGCGTCGATCACGCTCACCGTATCGTCGGCCCGGTTGGTCACCCAGACTTCCTGTCCGCCGCGGGCCACACCGACACCTTCCGCGCCGGCCCCGGTGACGGTCGTACCGACGACTTCGCCGGCCGCAAGGTCGACTTTCTCGAGCGTTCCGGCGGATATGTTCGTTACCCAGGCGAAACGCCCTTCCGGCGACGCCGCCACCATGTGCGCCACCCCCTCGCCGACATCGATGCGCTGCGTGACGGCGCCGCTCGCGACGTCCACGACCAGCAGCCGGTCGCTACCCTCGGTGGTCACCACCAGGCTTCCGTCGGGCAGGAACGCCATGCCGTGCGGCCGCGTGTTCTCGCCGAGGTCGATCGTCGCCGTCACCTCGCCGGCCGGCCAGTCGAGCACCGTCAGGGTGTTGCCGACCTCATCCCGCGCGCCGTAATTGCTCACCACGGCGAACCGCCCGTCGGGAGAGACCTCCACCTCGTGCGGCCCGACCCCTGTCTCGAACTCGGCGCGCCGCTCGCCCGTGGCGAGATCCAGCGCCCAGAGGGTATGGGCGCTCTTGTTGCCCACCAGCAAGACGTCCGCATGGGCTGCAGCGCCGCCCAGCAACAAGGCCATGATCGCGAACAGGATCCGGGGCTTCATATCGATCACCTGCATCCAGTGTTGGCGGACCGCCAGCGTTCAGGAAAGCGCCGTCGTGTCGTCCGGACTGTCCGCCACGGGCTCCGCGGGGCCATCGTCGGCAGCCGCGGCCTTGCGGAGTTTCTTGTCTTCTTTCTTCTTCTTTTTTGCCAGGTCTCGCTGGCGCTTGGCGAACGCGTAATTCGGTTTGGCCATCGTGCGGCTTTCTCCATGGGAACTGCTGAATGAGCGCACAGGGTAAGCCATTTTCGGTTCGCTTGCGCCGGACTCACGGCGCCTCGCGAGTGATCGGCGACACTTCCCGCAGCAGCAACAGGCCGTCGTACATCTCGCGCGGCACGATCAGTTGCTCGTTCAAACCCCATTCGTAGCTCATGACCGGCTGCGCGACCCAGCGCATCCCCGCGGCAACGGCCCGGTCGAGGTCGAGGAACACCGGATCGCCGGGCAGCGCCGCCATGCGCGCCTCGAGCGAGCCCGGCTCGGGCGGCAGGATGTCGTAGTCCTGGTTGATGAACCAGGCGTAGCCGCGGCCGGCGAGCGGGTAGATGCCTACGACATAACTCTCTGCGCCCAGCGCGCCGTGGATGAATTCACCCTGCCGCGCAATCCCGCCGACGAACTCGCTGTAACTGCGCGCCACGTGGGCGTTGTGGGCCCAATAGATCACGCGTGCGCCCGGGTTGCGGTCCATGTGCCGTAACAGGTTCACGGCCATGCGCCGCTCGCGGTTGCGTTCATGGACCTCCAGGTCGAAGGTGTCCGGATCGAAATCCAGCGTCGCCAGGCGATCCTCGATGATCATCGCCAGCATCGGATCGTCGATCTGGACGTAGGCCCGGCGAAAGTTCTCCACCGCGCGGGCCCGGATCACCGCCAGCGGCTCGTCCCGTTCGCCCTGTTGGAACACCTTGAGAAAATCCAGCTCGGCCCGCAACAGGGCGTCGGGCAGCTCCGGACGTGTCGCGAGCCAGCGGGAGAACGCCCGGCTGGTCGGGCTGTTGTCCACCCCCACCAGTCGCAGCGGCCTGTCGCTCGTCGCCCGGCTGCGCAGGTAGGCAAACAGGGCTTCCGCCTCCGCGCTGGCCCACGCGCCCCACAGGCAGTCCTCCATGCCGTCCGCGGGCGGCGACGACGCCAACGTCTGCGCGGCGACCCAGCACTCGGCGAGCCCGCCTTCCACGGCGAGGATGTCGAAGCCATGACGCTCGTGCATGTGGCGCACGATGTCGGTCTTGACCTTGTAGGTCTCGGCCATGCCGTGCCCGCTCTCGCCCAGCTGCAAGAGCCGGCGATCGCCGACGGCCGTGGCCAGCGTCTCCAGCCACGCCGCGGAGGCCGCAGGTTCCGGCTGGCCGGCTGGCGCTGGCTGACCCGCAGGCGCCTCGACGACCCCGGGCGAGGCGCAGGCCGCGCCCAACACGGCGAGCAAGGCGATGATGATGTGTCGGGTTCTCGTCATTCCACTCGGCTTGGTCATCCTGGTCCCGGGCTGTTTTCGTTTCCGTAGGCGGCGCACCATGAATCTAGCATCCGCCGCGTTCACACGTATTGTCCCGCAGCGTGCCCCGAGGCCCAGGCCCACTGGAAGTTGTGCCCGCCGAGGTGGCCGGTGACGTCCACCACCTCGCCGATGAAGAACAGGCCCGGATAGTCACGACAGCCCATCGTCTTGGAGGACAGGGCGTTCGTGTCGAGCCCCCCGAGCGTCACCTCGGCGGTGCGGTAGCCTTCCGTCCCGACGGGCTGCACGACCCACGGCTTGCAGGCCGCCGCCACCCGCTCGAGATCGGCCGGCCCGAGCTGGTCGAGCGGCTTGTTCTCCAGCCACAGCTCGCACCAGCGCTGGGCGACCCGGCGCGTCCAGCGCTCGCCGAGCAGGCTCTTCAACTCCAGCTTCGGTCGCTCGCGCCGGGCGTTCTCGATCAGCGCCGCGACCTCCACGTCGGGGAGCAGGTCGATGGCCAGCGGCTCCCCTTCGTGCCAGTACGAGGACGCCTGCAGCACGGCCGGCCCGCTGAGACCGCGATGGGTGAACAGGATGTTCTCGCGAAAGGCCGCCCCGCCGGCGCTCGTCACCGTGTCCAGCGACACGCCGGAGAGATCCGCGAGCCGCTCCAGGTCGTGGCGCGCGAGCGTCACGGGAACGAGGGCCGCCCTCGTCGGCAGGACCGGCAGTTCGAGGGATCGCGCCAGGTCGAAACCGAAGCCGGTGGCGCCCAGCGACGGAATCGAGTAACCCCCGGTGGCGATGACGAGCGACTCGCAGCTGATCTCGCCCTGCGGCGCCTGGAGCCGATGGGGCGCGCCGACCTCCAGGACCTCCACCGGGGAATGGGTGCGGACGATGGCGCCGACGGCGGCGCACTCGTCGAGCAGCAGGCGCACGATGTCCTTGGAACTGCGGTCGCAAAACAGCTGGCCGAGCTTCTTCTCGTGCCAGGGCACCGCGTGCTTGTCCACCAGTGCCACGAAGTCGGCCGGCGTGTAGCGCGCCAGCGCCGACCTGGCGAAGTGCGGGTTGGCGGAGATGAAGTTGTCGGGCGTGGAATGGAGATTGGTGAAGTTGCAGCGTCCGCCGCCGGACATGAGGATCTTCTTGCCGACCTTGTTGGCGTGGTCCAGGACCAGCACGCGCCGCTCCCGCTCACCCGCCGCGATCGCGCACATCAGCCCGGCGGCGCCGGCGCCGATGATCACGACGTCGTAATCAACCTCGCTCATTCGCATCCGTCCCGGGACGACGCGTGACGCTCAGGGTTTCGTCGCAACGACCTGCACCACTGCGCTCCGGCCGCTGTGATGGCTGCCCTCGTGGATATCGCGTTCCAGCTCCTCCAGGCGGCGGAACTCCAGTCCCTTTAGCTCGCGCGCGAGGACGGCGCTGCTCATCAGCCGGTCCGGGTCACGCGGCCCGCCGCTGTTGAATTCCAGCTGCCGCGGCGTGTAGCCCTCCAGCAGGAAGACGCCCCCGGGACGCAGGGCCGCCACGACGCGCCGATGCAGCTCGGCGCGCAAGGGCGACAGGACATGGCAGTAGATCGACACGATGTTGTCCCAGCGCGCCGCGCCGAGGTCATAGTCCGCGAGGTCGGCGCAGATGGTCTCGACCTCGACGTCGTGCTCCGCCGCCAGCCTTGCCGCTTTCTCGAGCCCCACGGCCGACGCATCGACGGCCGTCACGGCGAAACCGCGCGCCGCCAGGAACACCGCGTTGCGGCCCTCGCCCTCGGCCAGGCACAAGACGTTGCCGGGTCGCAGTTCATCGACGTGAGAGGCGAGAAAATCGTTCGGCGCCTTGCCGTAGACATAGTCCTCGCGCCGGTAACGTTCGTCCCACATGCCAATCCGCCTGTATCGCTAAGGGGCAGAAAAGAGTTCGTGCACCGCGGCCTCGACGCTCGGCCAGGCCGGCGCAAACGGCGCGATGAGATCGAAATGGCCCGCCCCTTCGATCACTTCGACGACTGCGGCGTCGCCGGCCGCGCGGGCCTGCGCAGCGAAGCGCTCGCTCTGCGCCAGCGGCACGATCGAATCGAGGCGCCCGTGCAGCAACCGCGCGGGCACGCCGAGCGGCACCTGCTCGATCGGGCTGGCGGCGGCATAACGTGCGGGCACGGCCTCGAAGGCCCCGCCCAGCAGCGGTTCGACCGAAGCGTTGCAACTCCCGTCGCCCGCGGCGTAGTCCCTGAGGTCCGTGATCCCGGCGAGCGACACGACGCCGCGGACGGCGAGTGCAAGCCCGACGTCGAACGACCCGGCTTCGACTTGCTCCGCCGGCGGCACAGTTCGCCGCGACGCCAGCCACAGCGCCAGGTGCCCGCCGGCGGAGTGGCCGAGCAGCGCCACGCCGCGGTCCAGGTCGAGCGCGTTTTCTTCCGCCAGCACCCGCAGATGGTTTGTGCCGC includes:
- a CDS encoding erythromycin esterase family protein, translating into MTRTRHIIIALLAVLGAACASPGVVEAPAGQPAPAGQPEPAASAAWLETLATAVGDRRLLQLGESGHGMAETYKVKTDIVRHMHERHGFDILAVEGGLAECWVAAQTLASSPPADGMEDCLWGAWASAEAEALFAYLRSRATSDRPLRLVGVDNSPTSRAFSRWLATRPELPDALLRAELDFLKVFQQGERDEPLAVIRARAVENFRRAYVQIDDPMLAMIIEDRLATLDFDPDTFDLEVHERNRERRMAVNLLRHMDRNPGARVIYWAHNAHVARSYSEFVGGIARQGEFIHGALGAESYVVGIYPLAGRGYAWFINQDYDILPPEPGSLEARMAALPGDPVFLDLDRAVAAGMRWVAQPVMSYEWGLNEQLIVPREMYDGLLLLREVSPITREAP
- the glmU gene encoding bifunctional UDP-N-acetylglucosamine diphosphorylase/glucosamine-1-phosphate N-acetyltransferase GlmU, translated to MALHVVILAAGQGTRMKSALPKVLQPLAGRPLLAHVLGRALGLGAHATHVVYGHGGDAVPQAFPEADVRWVLQAERLGTGHAVAQAMPGIPDDAVVLVLYGDVPLIEASTLKPLVTAAREGKLALLGVKLDDPTGYGRIVRDAGGKVVRIVEEKDASAAERAVAEVNTGIMAAPAGRLRAWLGGLSNRNAQGEYYLTDVVGLAVAEGMTVEALQAPTVAEVLGINDRAQLAGLETTLRRRIAADLMTAGVTLADPARIDVRGRVDAGRDVFIDINAVFEGVVELGDNVSIGPNVFIRDSRLGPGCVVQPNTVIEGADVGPGCELGPFARFRPGAELADGVRVGNFVEIKNSRIGPASKVNHLSYIGDAEIGTRVNVGAGTITCNYDGANKHRTVIGDDVFVGSNTALVAPVNIGAGATIGAGSTVSKDAPPAELTVARSKQVTVRGWKRPVKKPG
- a CDS encoding alpha/beta hydrolase yields the protein MTIRRGLAWLVVGVTLLIGACTQVPMRTTDDPVVSWSDITAQPLPPPGRRIAYGSDPEQFGELRLPSADGPHPVVVVLHGGCWQSAYDLEHISHVSAALARSGLAVWTVEYRRIGHAGGGWTGTFDDVVRGTNHLRVLAEENALDLDRGVALLGHSAGGHLALWLASRRTVPPAEQVEAGSFDVGLALAVRGVVSLAGITDLRDYAAGDGSCNASVEPLLGGAFEAVPARYAAASPIEQVPLGVPARLLHGRLDSIVPLAQSERFAAQARAAGDAAVVEVIEGAGHFDLIAPFAPAWPSVEAAVHELFSAP
- a CDS encoding class I SAM-dependent methyltransferase, which codes for MWDERYRREDYVYGKAPNDFLASHVDELRPGNVLCLAEGEGRNAVFLAARGFAVTAVDASAVGLEKAARLAAEHDVEVETICADLADYDLGAARWDNIVSIYCHVLSPLRAELHRRVVAALRPGGVFLLEGYTPRQLEFNSGGPRDPDRLMSSAVLARELKGLEFRRLEELERDIHEGSHHSGRSAVVQVVATKP
- a CDS encoding NAD(P)/FAD-dependent oxidoreductase, which gives rise to MSEVDYDVVIIGAGAAGLMCAIAAGERERRVLVLDHANKVGKKILMSGGGRCNFTNLHSTPDNFISANPHFARSALARYTPADFVALVDKHAVPWHEKKLGQLFCDRSSKDIVRLLLDECAAVGAIVRTHSPVEVLEVGAPHRLQAPQGEISCESLVIATGGYSIPSLGATGFGFDLARSLELPVLPTRAALVPVTLARHDLERLADLSGVSLDTVTSAGGAAFRENILFTHRGLSGPAVLQASSYWHEGEPLAIDLLPDVEVAALIENARRERPKLELKSLLGERWTRRVAQRWCELWLENKPLDQLGPADLERVAAACKPWVVQPVGTEGYRTAEVTLGGLDTNALSSKTMGCRDYPGLFFIGEVVDVTGHLGGHNFQWAWASGHAAGQYV
- a CDS encoding YncE family protein, translated to MKPRILFAIMALLLGGAAAHADVLLVGNKSAHTLWALDLATGERRAEFETGVGPHEVEVSPDGRFAVVSNYGARDEVGNTLTVLDWPAGEVTATIDLGENTRPHGMAFLPDGSLVVTTEGSDRLLVVDVASGAVTQRIDVGEGVAHMVAASPEGRFAWVTNISAGTLEKVDLAAGEVVGTTVTGAGAEGVGVARGGQEVWVTNRADDTVSVIDADSLETIALLESAGFPIRVDMTADGRHALVTNARAATLSVFDIEQRTLAATVQIADPDAVYQETLLGNAALPIGIASHPRGEWVYVAVSGANEVAVIDRSNWEIVARWPTGREPDALGIVLTAP